The proteins below are encoded in one region of Fibrella aestuarina BUZ 2:
- a CDS encoding glycoside hydrolase family 130 protein gives MPFPTDLLVFSPNDVDLSYSPLRSSIQAQTYVLGAFNPGLTRLPNGNLLLMIRVAEALNQPIIGEQIHTIRWDQAGGYVLDAYPLNSVNAADPRKFQLLGYPYKVMALTSLSWLLPVELTPDGTRVVSVHYDKIIAPQRTYQEYGVEDARLSKIGDTYYMTTCSVSAERHSTTLYTSTDGLNYTLRGIILDHQNKDMVLFEGLIDGKFYALTRPLGDLYFATRPGSDSFPGPSINLSSSPDALHWKPVDEPFIRARKGSASTMKIGGGTPPILTEKGWLLLYHGVELNGVVGIYRTFWALLDANDPTQLIQLHDTTPLMEPNSALTEPIKDQLYLSGVVFTTGIVEAGDHYIVASGEADLACRITHLPKSLF, from the coding sequence ATGCCCTTCCCGACCGATCTGCTTGTGTTTTCCCCCAACGACGTCGATCTCTCATACTCACCCCTGCGGTCGTCGATTCAGGCGCAAACGTATGTGCTGGGGGCGTTCAACCCCGGCCTCACGCGCCTGCCCAACGGGAATCTGCTGCTTATGATTCGGGTGGCCGAGGCGCTCAATCAGCCCATCATCGGCGAGCAGATTCACACTATCCGCTGGGATCAGGCGGGCGGCTACGTGCTCGATGCTTACCCACTCAACAGCGTCAATGCGGCCGATCCGCGCAAGTTTCAGCTGCTGGGTTACCCCTACAAGGTCATGGCGCTCACGTCGCTGTCGTGGCTGCTTCCCGTTGAGCTAACTCCCGATGGCACGCGCGTGGTATCGGTGCATTACGACAAAATCATTGCCCCGCAACGTACCTACCAAGAGTATGGTGTGGAGGATGCGCGCCTCTCGAAAATCGGCGACACCTATTACATGACCACCTGCTCGGTGAGCGCCGAGCGCCACTCAACCACACTGTACACCTCAACCGACGGCCTCAACTACACGCTGCGGGGCATTATCCTCGATCATCAGAACAAGGATATGGTCTTGTTCGAAGGCCTGATCGATGGAAAGTTCTACGCGCTGACCCGGCCACTGGGCGACTTGTACTTTGCCACCCGCCCCGGCAGCGACTCGTTTCCGGGCCCGTCGATCAACCTGTCGTCGTCGCCCGATGCGCTGCATTGGAAACCCGTCGACGAGCCCTTCATCCGCGCCCGCAAAGGGTCGGCCTCGACCATGAAGATCGGCGGAGGCACGCCGCCCATCCTGACCGAGAAGGGCTGGCTGCTCCTGTATCATGGCGTCGAGCTGAATGGCGTCGTGGGCATTTACCGCACCTTCTGGGCCTTGCTCGACGCCAACGATCCCACGCAGCTCATTCAGCTCCACGACACCACCCCCCTGATGGAACCCAACTCGGCCTTGACCGAACCCATCAAGGATCAGCTTTATCTGTCGGGCGTCGTATTCACCACGGGCATTGTCGAAGCGGGCGATCACTACATCGTGGCATCGGGTGAGGCCGATCTGGCCTGCCGGATAACTCACCTGCCCAAAAGCCTTTTTTAG
- the aac(6') gene encoding aminoglycoside 6'-N-acetyltransferase translates to MTIHEVAEKDLDDWLQLALELWPDYDAADMQAILGTIDQSPREAGFLARDERGKAIGFMNLSLRIDYVPGASQTPVAYLEGIYVQPDRQDQGIGRALISRAEQWAREQGCTELASDVLFDNQLGQAFHKRSGFTEVERVVFYIKQV, encoded by the coding sequence ATGACGATTCACGAAGTAGCGGAAAAAGACCTGGACGACTGGTTGCAACTCGCGCTCGAATTATGGCCCGATTATGATGCCGCCGACATGCAGGCCATCCTGGGCACTATTGATCAGTCGCCCCGAGAAGCGGGTTTTCTGGCCCGCGACGAACGGGGCAAGGCTATTGGCTTCATGAACCTGTCGCTACGTATCGACTACGTACCTGGCGCCAGCCAGACGCCGGTTGCGTACCTGGAAGGCATCTACGTGCAGCCCGACCGGCAGGACCAGGGCATTGGCCGGGCGCTGATCAGCCGGGCCGAGCAGTGGGCCCGTGAGCAGGGCTGCACTGAGCTGGCTTCCGACGTGCTGTTCGACAACCAGTTGGGGCAGGCTTTTCACAAACGGAGCGGCTTCACCGAAGTCGAGCGGGTAGTCTTTTACATCAAGCAGGTGTAA
- the modB gene encoding molybdate ABC transporter permease subunit, with the protein MPIDWQPIWLTLRLASVTTFLLLLIGVPLASWLALSRFRLKPVVESLVSLPLVLPPSVVGFYLLLAFSPTSRFGAWLLQTVDLQLVFSFPGLVVASLLYSLPFMVHPIQAGLENLPASWREAAYTLGQSPVRTLWRVLLPNCKPALLTGVVLSFAHTIGEFGLVLMIGGNLPGQTRVASIAIYDEVELLHFDTAHAYAALLLGLSFAILLLVYSINKQVTV; encoded by the coding sequence ATGCCTATTGACTGGCAACCGATCTGGCTCACGCTCCGGCTGGCCAGCGTCACCACCTTCCTCTTACTGCTGATCGGCGTACCACTGGCGAGTTGGCTGGCCCTGAGCCGGTTTCGGCTCAAACCCGTCGTCGAATCGCTGGTGAGTCTGCCGTTGGTGCTGCCACCGTCGGTGGTGGGGTTTTACCTGCTGCTGGCCTTCAGCCCTACCAGCCGCTTCGGGGCATGGCTATTGCAAACGGTTGATCTACAACTGGTTTTCTCCTTCCCCGGCCTGGTGGTAGCGTCGCTGCTTTATAGCCTGCCGTTTATGGTACATCCCATTCAGGCGGGCCTCGAAAACCTGCCCGCCTCCTGGCGCGAAGCGGCCTACACGCTGGGCCAATCACCCGTACGGACGCTCTGGCGCGTGTTGCTACCCAATTGCAAACCGGCGCTGCTGACGGGCGTGGTGCTGTCCTTCGCGCACACCATCGGCGAATTCGGGCTGGTGCTGATGATCGGCGGGAACCTGCCGGGCCAGACGCGGGTGGCGTCCATCGCTATTTACGACGAGGTAGAGCTGCTGCATTTCGACACGGCCCACGCCTACGCCGCCCTGCTGCTGGGGCTATCGTTCGCGATTTTGCTGCTGGTCTACAGCATCAACAAACAGGTGACGGTATGA
- a CDS encoding MarR family winged helix-turn-helix transcriptional regulator, translated as MTKTAIFSFAQPEENNGYLLWQVSMRWQLLMNQRLRSVGLTLTQFSLLAGLYWLNRQGELVTQQRLADYANTDKMMTSKVVQTLAGKGLVQRVDNPQDGRAKHLHLTPAGETVLAQANTLVEQVDRAFFRSIEPDTSLFNQLMQRLALPPHGPPVR; from the coding sequence ATGACTAAAACCGCCATTTTCAGCTTTGCCCAACCCGAGGAAAACAACGGTTATCTGCTCTGGCAGGTGAGTATGCGCTGGCAATTGCTCATGAATCAGCGATTGCGTAGTGTGGGGCTTACGCTGACTCAATTCTCGCTGCTGGCCGGTCTGTACTGGCTCAATCGACAGGGCGAGCTGGTCACCCAGCAACGACTGGCCGATTACGCGAACACCGATAAAATGATGACCTCCAAGGTCGTGCAAACCCTGGCCGGCAAGGGGTTAGTGCAACGGGTTGACAATCCGCAGGACGGACGGGCCAAGCACCTGCACCTGACGCCGGCAGGCGAAACGGTGTTGGCTCAGGCCAATACCCTGGTTGAGCAGGTCGACCGGGCTTTTTTCAGGTCCATCGAGCCCGACACCAGTCTCTTTAATCAGCTGATGCAACGGTTAGCCTTGCCGCCTCACGGACCACCGGTGCGTTAA
- a CDS encoding nuclear transport factor 2 family protein produces MTNQDLISRAYEAFNARVIDGVLPLLTPTVDWPNGWEGGYLHGHDAVRDYWQRQWQSINPVVTPISYRELPTGQTEVVVHQLIEDKQGALLTDGLIKHVYTIENGLISRMDIVTA; encoded by the coding sequence ATGACCAATCAGGACCTGATCAGCCGGGCCTACGAGGCCTTCAATGCGCGCGTCATCGACGGCGTGCTGCCCCTGCTAACCCCAACCGTCGACTGGCCAAACGGTTGGGAAGGCGGCTACCTGCACGGGCACGACGCCGTGCGCGACTACTGGCAGCGCCAGTGGCAGTCGATCAACCCCGTTGTGACGCCCATCTCGTATCGCGAGTTGCCGACTGGCCAAACGGAGGTGGTTGTGCATCAGCTGATCGAGGACAAACAAGGCGCGCTGCTCACCGACGGGCTGATCAAACACGTCTACACGATTGAAAACGGGCTCATCAGCCGGATGGATATCGTGACGGCTTGA
- a CDS encoding sensor histidine kinase, with protein sequence MTVHPPDVPVHGYFACSAARRGVICGSLTATRFPLDPLNDRWLRIVGILLLMLLYTSGAGVFQQPFSGKLLLRITLTLLLFVTYWHVLRGLIFVFRRRFPQRRKTLLRLLLTVLTGVVAASILGFLSAVLRFWVRYGTLANFRNTDQAASFTLNSLTLSFRLFGVDVFQSVIIVAFYLTLYETLFYIHDSTQNHKRLKQAEQEKEKLRIANLQSQLDALKQQVNPHFLFNSLNVLDSLIEEDPQQARVFLDELSSVYRYLLRSNESRLTPLTTELAFIQSYFHLLKTRHGEGLTLTVAIDEALADYQLPPLTLQLLVENAVKHNVVLPDQPLTIRIETDSQARLSVRNTLQKKPSRVLSNGVGLGNILAKYQMLGQAAPTFFEIDGEFVVTLPLIQPE encoded by the coding sequence ATGACGGTTCACCCACCTGATGTTCCGGTTCATGGGTATTTCGCTTGCTCAGCCGCCCGGAGGGGCGTAATCTGTGGCTCTCTAACCGCTACCCGCTTCCCCTTGGATCCGCTAAACGACCGCTGGCTACGCATCGTGGGCATTCTGTTGCTGATGCTGCTCTATACCAGCGGCGCGGGTGTTTTCCAGCAACCCTTCAGCGGTAAACTGCTCCTGCGCATTACGCTGACGTTGTTACTTTTCGTCACGTACTGGCACGTCCTGCGCGGCCTGATTTTCGTTTTCCGGCGGCGGTTCCCCCAGCGGCGGAAAACCCTCCTGCGCCTGTTGCTCACGGTGCTGACGGGCGTTGTGGCGGCGTCGATCCTTGGTTTTCTGTCGGCAGTGCTGCGGTTCTGGGTGCGGTATGGTACGCTGGCCAATTTCCGAAACACCGATCAGGCGGCGAGTTTTACGCTCAACAGCCTGACCCTTTCGTTTCGCCTGTTTGGCGTCGACGTCTTTCAGTCGGTCATCATCGTTGCCTTCTACCTGACCCTCTACGAAACCCTCTTCTACATTCACGACTCAACGCAGAACCACAAACGACTCAAGCAGGCCGAGCAGGAGAAAGAAAAGCTCCGCATCGCCAACCTGCAAAGCCAGCTCGACGCGCTGAAACAGCAGGTCAACCCGCATTTTCTGTTCAACAGCCTCAACGTGCTCGACTCGCTGATCGAAGAAGATCCGCAGCAGGCGCGCGTGTTTCTCGATGAACTGAGTTCGGTGTATCGGTATTTGCTCCGGTCCAACGAGAGCCGACTAACCCCGCTCACGACCGAACTAGCGTTTATTCAGTCGTATTTTCACCTGCTGAAAACCCGGCACGGGGAGGGCCTGACGCTGACGGTCGCCATCGACGAGGCCCTTGCCGATTACCAGTTGCCGCCGCTGACACTGCAATTGCTGGTGGAGAACGCGGTCAAGCATAACGTAGTGCTACCCGATCAACCCCTTACGATTCGGATCGAAACCGACTCGCAGGCCCGACTGTCGGTGCGGAATACGCTGCAAAAAAAGCCGTCGCGGGTACTGAGCAACGGCGTGGGGCTGGGTAATATTCTGGCGAAATACCAGATGCTGGGGCAGGCAGCACCCACCTTCTTCGAGATCGACGGTGAGTTTGTGGTCACCCTCCCGCTCATTCAGCCGGAGTAG
- a CDS encoding DUF6766 family protein produces the protein MKTFVRENGLSLVLVVITVLTLLGQLVVGWHELNSDLTDFGRAPLSFGTYLSSGHCIEAVFENWESEFLQMGLYVLLTASLFQKGSSESKSLDEPEEVDRDPSPSRADAPWPVRRGGWVLKLYENSLSLAFFALFGLSFFLHAIGGTKQYNAEQAMHGKPEVLTLWQFMGTSQFWFQSLQNWQSEFLSVLSIVVLSIFLRQKGSPESKPVDAPHSETGK, from the coding sequence ATGAAAACGTTTGTTCGCGAAAACGGGCTTTCGCTCGTTTTGGTTGTCATTACCGTACTGACGCTCCTGGGGCAGCTGGTGGTTGGTTGGCACGAGCTTAACAGCGACCTGACCGATTTTGGCCGAGCGCCCCTTTCTTTCGGCACGTACCTGAGCAGCGGCCACTGCATCGAGGCCGTTTTTGAGAACTGGGAGAGCGAGTTTCTGCAAATGGGCCTGTACGTGCTCCTCACTGCTTCGTTGTTTCAGAAAGGCTCGTCGGAATCGAAAAGCCTCGACGAGCCGGAGGAAGTCGACCGTGACCCCTCGCCCTCGCGGGCCGATGCCCCGTGGCCGGTGCGGCGGGGTGGCTGGGTATTAAAGCTCTACGAAAACTCGCTCAGCCTCGCGTTTTTCGCGCTGTTCGGGCTGTCGTTTTTTCTGCATGCCATCGGGGGTACCAAACAGTACAACGCCGAGCAGGCCATGCATGGCAAGCCCGAGGTGCTCACGCTCTGGCAGTTTATGGGCACCAGCCAGTTCTGGTTTCAGTCGCTGCAAAACTGGCAAAGTGAATTTTTGTCGGTGCTGTCGATTGTGGTGCTGTCGATCTTCCTTCGGCAGAAAGGATCACCCGAATCGAAGCCCGTCGACGCCCCCCACAGCGAAACAGGAAAGTAG
- a CDS encoding EVE domain-containing protein, whose product MNQPRYWVVVASRDHALNGVEQGILQANHGKPAPLRRMQPGDGVVIYAPKRQYGQTEPYQHFVALGVVCQGPVFQADVSPDFRPFRRHADYQPVTEIPIQPLLERLTFIENKTHWGNKFRFGCFDIPAADFALIRSAMTSDAHD is encoded by the coding sequence ATGAATCAACCACGCTATTGGGTGGTGGTCGCTAGCCGCGACCACGCCCTGAATGGTGTCGAGCAAGGCATTTTGCAGGCTAATCATGGCAAGCCCGCTCCCCTGCGCCGCATGCAACCCGGTGATGGGGTGGTTATCTACGCACCCAAGCGGCAATATGGCCAAACCGAACCGTACCAGCACTTTGTCGCTTTGGGTGTCGTATGCCAGGGGCCGGTGTTTCAGGCAGATGTCAGTCCCGATTTTCGCCCCTTTCGGCGTCATGCCGATTACCAGCCCGTTACCGAGATACCCATTCAGCCTTTACTGGAACGCCTCACGTTTATCGAGAATAAAACGCATTGGGGGAACAAGTTTCGGTTTGGCTGCTTTGACATTCCAGCGGCCGACTTCGCGCTGATTCGGTCGGCCATGACTTCTGACGCCCATGACTAA
- a CDS encoding energy transducer TonB: MNQMIRCRAKAGLRVLLLLAAMPLLQLCRPTDPNPADNAVYTLAEVDQPPMPAGGDSGLNQFLATNLRYPAEAQRARIMGRLVVDFVVTRQGSITDVQVAQRLGGGCDEEAMRVVKLMPNWTPGQKNGQPVNVKTSKPFSFTML; encoded by the coding sequence ATGAACCAGATGATCCGTTGCCGCGCCAAAGCTGGCCTGCGTGTGCTGTTGCTGCTCGCCGCCATGCCGCTACTCCAGTTATGTCGGCCGACCGACCCAAACCCCGCCGATAACGCCGTGTATACGCTGGCCGAGGTCGATCAGCCACCAATGCCCGCGGGCGGCGACTCGGGCCTGAATCAATTCCTGGCGACCAACCTCCGCTATCCGGCCGAAGCCCAGCGTGCCCGGATTATGGGCCGGCTCGTGGTCGATTTCGTCGTCACCCGACAGGGGAGCATTACCGACGTGCAGGTTGCGCAGCGGCTGGGTGGTGGCTGCGACGAAGAAGCCATGCGGGTAGTCAAGCTGATGCCTAACTGGACGCCCGGCCAAAAAAATGGGCAGCCCGTGAACGTAAAAACCAGTAAGCCCTTTTCATTTACAATGCTGTAA
- a CDS encoding GH3 family domain-containing protein has product MAVIGELIRKAIDVYGFITSEPNPAKAQREVLRQLLEKARLTAFGKRYTFTDILHSADPVAAFQQAVPVHDYDKLHADWWHYLEEGHQNVTWPGGQHYFALSSGTTSTSKAIPVTDDMLDSIRKSGIQQVMSLKNFDLPADFFEKQIMMLGSSVNLIQKDDHQEGEISGISAANIPAWFRGYYKPGTEIASILDWDERVRRIAQEAPGWDIGSLSGIPSWIEMMLKEVIAYNKLDTIHDIWPNLQVYTSGGVAFEPYRKSLETLLARPLTYIDTYLTSEGYLATQKRPDTESMALIVDNGIFFEFVPFTDENMDEAGRVKPDAPVLALEAADENVDYVLLISTVSGAWRYMIGDTVMITDKQRAEIKITGRTKHFLNVVGEQLSVFQMNQAMQQLQQQFNIEIPEFVVAAVRKNGEYINKWYIGANQTLPDAPVAPALDEALQVANKNYKVARTKSLKGVEAEVIPVEKFYRWSEEFKKLGGQAKIPRVMKEADFLEFEQYINSLG; this is encoded by the coding sequence ATGGCCGTTATTGGTGAATTGATTCGAAAGGCCATTGATGTATATGGCTTCATTACGTCGGAACCTAATCCGGCCAAGGCGCAGCGCGAGGTACTCCGGCAGTTGCTGGAAAAAGCCCGGCTCACGGCCTTTGGCAAACGGTATACGTTTACCGACATCCTGCACAGCGCCGATCCGGTCGCGGCCTTTCAGCAGGCGGTGCCCGTTCATGACTACGACAAACTACATGCCGACTGGTGGCACTACCTAGAAGAAGGGCACCAGAACGTAACCTGGCCCGGCGGACAGCATTATTTCGCGCTCAGCAGCGGCACCACCAGCACCAGCAAAGCCATTCCCGTTACCGACGATATGCTCGATTCGATTCGGAAATCGGGGATTCAGCAGGTGATGAGCCTCAAAAACTTCGATCTGCCCGCCGATTTTTTCGAGAAGCAGATCATGATGCTGGGCAGCAGCGTCAACCTGATCCAGAAAGACGACCATCAGGAAGGCGAAATCAGCGGCATCAGCGCGGCCAACATTCCGGCTTGGTTTCGGGGCTACTACAAACCCGGCACCGAGATCGCCTCCATCCTGGACTGGGACGAGCGCGTGCGACGCATCGCGCAGGAGGCCCCCGGCTGGGACATCGGTAGCCTTAGCGGCATTCCGTCGTGGATCGAGATGATGTTGAAGGAAGTAATCGCCTACAACAAGCTCGACACCATCCACGACATCTGGCCCAACCTGCAGGTCTACACCTCGGGTGGGGTTGCGTTTGAGCCGTACCGGAAAAGCCTCGAAACGCTACTGGCCCGCCCCCTCACCTACATCGACACGTACCTGACGTCGGAAGGGTACCTGGCGACGCAGAAACGCCCCGATACCGAGTCGATGGCGCTGATCGTCGACAATGGCATCTTCTTCGAGTTTGTGCCCTTCACCGACGAAAACATGGACGAAGCCGGCCGGGTAAAACCCGACGCGCCGGTGCTGGCCCTCGAAGCGGCCGACGAAAACGTGGACTACGTGCTGCTGATTTCGACCGTATCGGGCGCGTGGCGGTACATGATCGGCGACACCGTGATGATCACCGACAAGCAGCGGGCTGAGATCAAGATTACCGGCCGCACGAAGCATTTCCTGAACGTGGTCGGCGAGCAATTGTCGGTGTTTCAGATGAATCAGGCCATGCAGCAGCTACAGCAGCAGTTCAACATCGAGATTCCCGAATTTGTGGTGGCGGCGGTGCGTAAAAACGGCGAATACATCAACAAATGGTATATCGGCGCCAACCAGACGCTCCCCGACGCACCGGTGGCTCCCGCCCTCGACGAGGCGTTGCAGGTGGCCAACAAAAACTACAAGGTCGCCCGGACCAAATCGCTGAAAGGCGTGGAGGCCGAGGTGATTCCGGTCGAGAAATTCTACCGCTGGAGCGAGGAATTCAAGAAACTGGGCGGGCAGGCGAAGATTCCGCGCGTGATGAAAGAAGCCGATTTTCTGGAATTCGAGCAGTATATCAACAGCCTGGGGTAA
- a CDS encoding SDR family oxidoreductase, translated as METTTAHYAHTAVESLTGKRILITGGTTGIGRAIAVLLGSYGAHIITFGRQQQALDEALDAIRAAGGQADGLIADSSKADDIKRLFAFADEKLGGLDVLVNNAALGAESLSEMSDTDWRYVIETNLIGYMATAKEALNRMQPQKHGHIVLIGSMSADVREAGSSVYVATKSAIQGFAESLRKEVNPDGIKVSLVEPGAVGSDMQDTTSDEERDKQASGEMLRAEDIAVAVHYILTQPRRCDVVSIQIRPHLQLI; from the coding sequence ATGGAAACGACAACCGCGCACTACGCCCATACCGCCGTCGAATCGCTGACCGGTAAGCGTATCCTGATCACCGGCGGCACCACGGGTATTGGCCGCGCCATTGCGGTGCTACTAGGCTCCTACGGGGCGCACATCATTACGTTTGGCCGACAGCAGCAGGCCCTCGACGAAGCCCTCGACGCCATCCGAGCGGCCGGGGGGCAGGCCGACGGGCTGATCGCCGACAGCAGCAAGGCCGACGACATCAAGCGGCTCTTTGCTTTTGCCGACGAAAAACTAGGTGGCCTCGATGTGCTGGTCAACAATGCCGCACTGGGGGCCGAGTCGCTGAGCGAGATGAGTGATACCGACTGGCGGTACGTGATCGAGACCAACCTGATCGGGTATATGGCTACGGCCAAAGAAGCCCTGAACCGGATGCAGCCGCAGAAACATGGCCATATTGTGCTGATCGGCTCCATGAGTGCCGATGTGCGTGAGGCGGGCAGTTCGGTATACGTCGCCACCAAATCAGCCATTCAGGGATTTGCCGAAAGCCTGCGCAAAGAAGTCAACCCCGACGGTATCAAAGTGAGTCTGGTCGAGCCGGGCGCGGTCGGGTCTGACATGCAGGATACGACCTCGGACGAGGAACGCGACAAGCAGGCATCGGGCGAGATGCTGCGGGCCGAAGACATCGCCGTAGCGGTCCACTACATCCTGACGCAGCCACGCCGTTGCGATGTCGTTTCCATTCAGATCCGCCCGCACCTGCAATTGATCTGA
- a CDS encoding SDR family NAD(P)-dependent oxidoreductase, with protein MKTVIVTGANSGLGLWLTHYLLDRDYRVILACRNLDKAREAVRTFAPLDREKPHLIRELDLADFASIRRFVAQLPADEPVYGLICNAGLTYDGPFRYTKDGIEETFGVNHLGHFLLTNLLLDKFPIERIVVVSSALHDPTVNAPFEKPRFRSVDDMAHPTPDPSLKPGRQQQSFYTTSKLCNVLFTYELDRRLKARAATPETLVNAFNPGFMPATNFGRSGKLTDKLLRAFLRVFGRLAGFVTQPDESARQAVALIDSVTTSGGYYDGAKAIPSSPDSYDQQKALDLWLGSERLTGLTTSL; from the coding sequence ATGAAGACTGTCATCGTTACCGGGGCCAATAGCGGGCTGGGCCTGTGGCTGACCCACTACCTGCTCGACCGCGACTACCGGGTCATACTGGCCTGCCGCAACCTCGACAAAGCCCGCGAGGCGGTGCGCACCTTCGCCCCGCTCGATCGGGAGAAACCGCATCTTATCCGTGAGCTGGACCTCGCCGATTTTGCCAGCATCCGGCGGTTTGTGGCGCAGCTACCCGCCGACGAACCCGTGTATGGCCTGATCTGTAACGCCGGTCTTACCTACGACGGACCCTTCCGGTACACCAAAGACGGGATCGAAGAAACGTTTGGCGTGAATCACCTCGGCCATTTTCTGCTCACCAACCTGCTGCTCGACAAGTTTCCGATCGAACGCATCGTGGTGGTATCGAGCGCCCTGCACGACCCAACCGTAAACGCGCCGTTTGAAAAACCACGGTTCAGGTCCGTCGACGACATGGCCCACCCCACGCCCGACCCCAGCCTGAAGCCGGGACGGCAGCAGCAGTCGTTCTACACGACCTCGAAGCTCTGCAACGTGCTGTTCACCTACGAACTCGATCGGCGGCTGAAAGCGAGGGCCGCCACGCCCGAAACGCTGGTCAATGCGTTCAATCCGGGGTTTATGCCCGCCACCAATTTTGGCCGGTCGGGTAAGCTGACCGACAAACTGTTGCGCGCTTTTCTGCGTGTTTTTGGGCGGTTGGCGGGCTTTGTCACCCAGCCCGACGAGTCGGCGCGGCAGGCGGTTGCCCTGATCGACAGCGTGACCACCTCGGGCGGCTACTACGATGGGGCGAAAGCTATCCCCTCATCGCCCGATAGTTATGATCAGCAGAAGGCGCTCGACCTGTGGCTGGGCAGCGAACGACTAACGGGCTTGACTACGTCGCTCTGA
- a CDS encoding sulfate/molybdate ABC transporter ATP-binding protein yields MINAALRFPRLFADGAGELNVTLTLATGSLTALVGPSGSGKTTLLRLLAGLDVPSEGRIVVDGQVWLDTQRGINQRPQQRSVGYIFQDAALFPNLTVRENILFVTPRGERTRADDLIEATGLTPFVDQKPAKLSGGQQKRVALARALVRRPQLLLLDEPFAALDTPAADQLRQVVLDLHRAWGTTTLLVSHHRVDVAALAERVISLHQGQIQADQPTYPADKPAGRISRIWFDEAAQVWVVDTDTFQVRSADARWGQRRVGDRIEVSWLN; encoded by the coding sequence ATGATCAATGCCGCCCTGCGCTTCCCCCGCCTGTTTGCCGACGGCGCTGGTGAACTGAACGTAACCCTGACGCTGGCGACGGGTAGCCTCACGGCGCTGGTGGGTCCGTCGGGGTCGGGTAAAACCACGCTGCTGCGCCTGCTGGCGGGCCTCGACGTACCCAGCGAAGGGCGTATCGTGGTCGACGGGCAGGTCTGGCTCGATACCCAACGTGGTATCAACCAGCGCCCGCAGCAACGCTCCGTGGGATACATTTTTCAGGATGCGGCCCTGTTTCCCAATCTCACAGTGCGCGAGAATATTCTGTTTGTCACGCCCAGGGGCGAACGTACCCGCGCTGACGACTTAATTGAGGCGACCGGCCTGACCCCCTTTGTCGATCAGAAACCAGCGAAGCTGTCGGGTGGGCAACAGAAACGGGTGGCGCTGGCGCGGGCGCTGGTGCGGCGGCCTCAACTGCTGCTACTCGATGAACCTTTTGCGGCGCTGGATACCCCCGCCGCCGACCAACTCCGGCAGGTAGTACTCGATCTGCACCGCGCCTGGGGCACCACCACCCTGCTGGTCAGTCACCACCGGGTCGACGTGGCCGCGCTGGCCGAGCGGGTCATTTCCCTCCATCAGGGCCAGATCCAGGCCGACCAGCCAACGTACCCAGCCGACAAACCAGCCGGTCGGATCAGTCGTATCTGGTTCGATGAGGCCGCGCAGGTGTGGGTGGTCGATACCGACACGTTCCAGGTACGTTCCGCCGATGCCCGGTGGGGACAGCGGCGCGTTGGCGACCGCATCGAGGTTTCCTGGCTGAACTAA
- a CDS encoding VOC family protein, producing the protein MATPTQLGFVSLQVSDLDASRQFYTDVMQFEPAPQSPPDACVFATGSGAIFTIRKPLVDLNASPKLGWGVGLWFAITELDAFLARIEGKATVVRGIQPTPFGNTAILADPDGYWLTLQETNAL; encoded by the coding sequence ATGGCAACACCAACCCAACTCGGCTTTGTTTCGCTCCAGGTGAGCGACCTGGATGCCTCGCGTCAGTTCTACACGGATGTGATGCAGTTTGAACCCGCTCCTCAGTCGCCACCCGATGCCTGCGTGTTTGCTACCGGGAGCGGGGCCATCTTCACGATTCGGAAGCCACTGGTTGACCTAAACGCGTCCCCGAAACTGGGCTGGGGCGTCGGTCTCTGGTTTGCAATCACTGAACTGGACGCCTTTTTGGCGCGTATCGAGGGAAAGGCTACGGTGGTCCGAGGTATACAGCCAACCCCCTTCGGAAACACCGCTATCCTTGCCGATCCCGACGGGTATTGGCTTACACTGCAAGAAACCAACGCGCTATGA